The DNA segment ACCCGGGTCAGCAGATCCCCGCCGCCGGTGATCGAGAACGCCTCGACGATCTCCGGCACGGCGGCCAGTTCGTCGCCGACCTCGTCCAGATGCCCCTGCGTGACCTCGATGTGCACGAACGCGAGCACCGGATGGCCCAGCGCGGCGGGGGAGAGGGCCGGACCCGTCCCGGTGATCACACCGTCGCGCTCCATCCGGTCGAGGCGGGCCTGGAGCGTGCCGCGCGCGATCCCGAGGAGGCGGGCGTACTCCCGCACGCTGGTGCGGGGTTGCTCCAGCAGCAGGCGCAGGATGCGGGTGTCCAGCTCGTCCACGGCCATGGCCCCCGGCCTCCTGTCCTGCGGGCTCGTCACCGGTGATCGTTTCCGACTGTACCAATGGCCGCCCGCCCGTCCGGATCGTTGGGCCACGCGTCGTCGGCCGTTGGTACCCCATCGACCACTCCCCAAGGGCTCCCGATGTGCCATTGGCTCAACCGGGCAAGGAAGAGTTGAGCCAGCGGGGGCCGGGATGTTGAGATATGCGCATCGATGGCGCTGCGGACTCCGCGGCGCCTTTCTCGTGCCGGCGCGCAACGGCGTCATGGCGCGTAACCGCGCATCCGCGCACACCATGGTTCTTCGAGGGGCGGTCGGCAGTGCTGAAGAGGGTGTTCACGGCCCCGGACCCGGGCCGGACGAGGCTGCGCTTCGCCGCGCGGGCCATGCTCGGCATCGGCCTGGCGGTCGCCGTCTGCGGCCTGGCCGGTCACTCGCTCACCGGCGTCGTCACCGGCGGGCTCGCCGCCCTCCTGGCCCTCTTCACCGTCACCGACGTCACCGTCCGCGGGCAGGCGGTCACCACCGCCCTGCTGCCCGCCGTCGGACTGCCCGTGCTCGCCGCCGCGGCCGGGCTGTACGACCACCCGGTGGCCCGGGACCTCACCTTTCTCGCTGTGGTCGGGCTGG comes from the Streptomyces sp. KMM 9044 genome and includes:
- a CDS encoding Lrp/AsnC family transcriptional regulator, encoding MAVDELDTRILRLLLEQPRTSVREYARLLGIARGTLQARLDRMERDGVITGTGPALSPAALGHPVLAFVHIEVTQGHLDEVGDELAAVPEIVEAFSITGGGDLLTRVVARDNAHLEDVVQKLINLPGVVRTRTEVALRERVPHRLLPLVKSIGRTARP